One stretch of Lysobacter sp. TY2-98 DNA includes these proteins:
- a CDS encoding GNAT family N-acetyltransferase, with amino-acid sequence MKSADYTIRPIEQRDDVAMARIIRTVMPEFGACGSGFAINDPEVDWMQRAYSAPRSAYFVVEVDGEIVGGGGVAQLEGGDADTCELRKMYFLPQARGLGAGAAVMEKCLEKAREFGFKRCYLETLTGMDAAMRLYERAGFRRIDTPMGATGHGGCDIWYLKDL; translated from the coding sequence ATGAAGTCGGCCGACTACACGATCCGCCCGATCGAACAACGCGATGACGTCGCGATGGCGCGCATCATCCGCACCGTCATGCCCGAGTTCGGCGCCTGCGGTTCGGGTTTCGCGATCAATGACCCGGAAGTCGACTGGATGCAGCGCGCGTACTCGGCGCCGCGCAGTGCGTACTTCGTGGTCGAAGTGGATGGCGAGATCGTCGGGGGCGGTGGCGTCGCACAGCTCGAAGGCGGCGACGCCGACACCTGCGAGCTGCGAAAGATGTATTTCCTGCCCCAGGCGCGCGGGCTCGGAGCCGGTGCGGCGGTGATGGAGAAATGCCTCGAAAAGGCACGCGAATTCGGCTTCAAGCGCTGTTATCTGGAAACGCTGACCGGGATGGACGCGGCGATGCGCCTGTACGAGCGCGCGGGCTTCCGCCGCATCGACACGCCGATGGGTGCGACCGGCCACGGCGGCTGCGACATCTGGTACCTCAAGGATCTCTGA